The window GCTCCTGCCAGGGGCGGAACGCCGCGAACCAGACCTCGCGCGCCGCGTGCAGCTCCTCCACCGCCCGCACCACCGCGTCCGGGTCCCGTTCCAGGTCGGCGGGGATGCGGGCGCTGCGCGCGAGGTGGTCGAAGGTGGCGCGGAATCCGTACGGGGCGAACTCCGTGACGCAGGTGCGCAGTGCGGCGAACCGTCGCCGAGGCGTACGGGTCGGGTCGAGGACCCGCAGGCGATGGGTGGCGAAGCTGCTCACCGGGGGAGCGTAGCCGGCGGGCCGTCCCGCCCGCACGGGGGTTTCAGCCGCGCGGGGTGAGCAGGCAGCGGCCGACCAGTCCGACGCCGGCGTCCAGGGAGTCGGCGAACTCCTCGGCCAGTTCGGGAGCGCGCCGCAGCGTCCACAGCAGGCGGGCAGCGGACCAGGCGCCGGCCCGGGCGCGCTCCAGGCTCCACGACCCCACCAGGTGCGTCAACGGGTCGGCGATCTCCAGCAGGTCGGGGCCCGGCATCAGGTCCTCGCGGATCTGCTCCTCCAGGGAGACCAGGGTGTCGCCGACCCGGTCGAAGTCCCCTTCCAGGGCGGCCGGTTCACAGTCCAGGTGGCGGCAGGTGGCCACCACCGCCAGCGCCAGGTCGTGTCCGATGTGCGCGTTGATGCCGGCCAGCGCGTGCTGGAGGGGCCGGATCCCGGGGTGTCGGCGGTACTGGAGGAGCGGACGCCAGCAGGCCGGGGCCCGCTCCGCCTCCACGGCCGCCAGGTAGCGCTCGGCGAAGCACACGCTGAGGGTCTGCGCCCTGCGCGGGGCGGGGAACGCCCCGCGCGCGAGCCGTTCGTGCAGCGTCTGCGTCACCGTCAGGTACACCCGGTTGAAGACGGCCACACCGTCCTGCGCGGGCAGCCGCTCGTCCAGGGCGCGCATCCGCGCGAGCACCGCTTCCATGGGAGGCAGCGTCGCAGCAGGAACGCGCCGTGTGGGGAACTTGGCCGTGCGCTTCGCCGGTTCGGGCGAAGCCGCGTCAACCCCGCTTGTCCCCGGGCCCGTCCTCGCCCTCCGGGCCGTCGTAGTCGGAGGTGCCCGAGTCGAGCAGCGGCTCCTCCCGCTTCATGTGCGCCGGGGCGAAGTACCGCAGCGTGTGGTAGCCGGTGATCACCACGACGGTGCCGAGCGCGATGCCGCCCAACTCGAAGCTGTCGGTGACGTTCAGCGTGACGCCGCCGATGCCGATGATGATGCCCGCCGCGGCCGGCACCAGGTTCAGCGGATTGCGCAGGTCCACCCGGCCGCTGATCCAGATCTGGGCGCCGAGCAGGCCGATCATGCCGTAGAGGATCACGGTGATGCCGCCCAGCACCCCGCCGGGGATGGCCGCGACGACCGCGCCGAACTTCGGGCACAGGCCGAAGAGCAGGGCGAAGCCGGCGGCGGCCCAGTAGGCGGCCGTCGAGTAGACCCGGGTGGCCGCCATGACGCCGATGTTCTCGGAGTAGGTGGTGTTGGGCGGGCCGCCCACCGCCGTCGACAGCATCGACGCGGCCCCGTCGGCCGCGATGGCGGTGCCGAGCTTGTCGTCGAGCGGGTCGCCGGTCATCTCGCCGACGGCCTTGATGTGCCCGGCGTTCTCCGCGATCAGCGCGATGACCACCGGCAACGCGATGAGGATCGCCGACCATTCGAAGGCCGGCGCGTGGAAGCTCGGCAGCCCGATCCAATCGGCCTTGGAGACCCCGGAGAGGTCGAGCCGCCAGTGGTCGACCTTGTCCGGCCCGCCCGTGGTCGAGTAGATCTTGCCGAAGACCAGGTCGAGGATCCAGGAGAGCGCGTACCCGAAGACGAGGCCCAGGAAGATCGCGATCCGGGACCAGAATCCCCGCAGACACACCACGGCGAGTCCGGTGACCAGCATGGTGAGCAGCGCCGTCCACTGGTCCTGCGGCCAGTACGTCGAGGCCGTCACGGGCGCCAGGTTGAAGCCGATCAGCATCACCACCGCGCCGGTCACCACCGGCGGCATCGCCGCGTGGATGATCCGCGCCCCGAACCGCTGGACCGCGAGGCCCGCGAGGAACAGCGCCACGCCGACCACGAACACCGCGCCCGTCACGACCGCGCTGTCCCCGCCGCCCGCCCGGATCGCGGCCGCGACCCCGACGAAGGCGAGCGAACAGCCCAGGTACGAGGGGACCCGACCGCGCGTCGCGAGCAGGAAGATGATCGTCGCGACGCCCGACATCATGATGGCCAGGTTCGGGTCCAGGCCCATCAGGACCGGCGCCACGAAACTCGCGCCGAACATGGCCACCACGTGCTGGGCGCCGAGCCCGGCGGTCCGCGGCCACGACAGCCGCTCATCGGGCCGCACCACCGCGCCGGGGGCGGGGGTCCGCCCGTCTCCGTGCAGGGTCCAGCGCACGCCGAAGCCCATGTTCCACCACTCCTGTTTCACCGACCGGTCAACCATCCGGGCCGCACCGCGTGTCGAACCGCGGGAGCCAGCCGACATATTACGGCCGGATTCGAGCGGTTTCGTCCCGGTTCGTCGTGACGGCCTTGCCCGCTGAGGGCTTCGGGCGCAGCACGGCGGCCCCCACCACCAGCGCGAACGCCAGCAACGTGACCAGACCGAAGGAGACCACGAGCGAGGTCGCGTCCGCCACCGCGCCGATCGCCGACGGTGCGATCAGACCGGAGGTGTACGTGATCGTCGCCACCCCGGCGATCGCCTGGGCCGGCGCCGGACCGCTGCGCGCCGCCGCCGCGAACGCCAACGGGACCACGACCGCGATGCCCAGCCCGATCAGCCCGAACCCCGTGAGGGCCGCCGCCGGATGCCGCACGGTCACCACCAACACCCCGCCCAGGGTGGCCAACACGCCGCCCACGCGGACGGTGCGCACCGCACCGAACCGGTCCACCACCCGGTCCCCGACGAGCCGCGCGACGGCCATCGTCAGCGCGAACGCGGTGGTCGAGGCGGCGGCCAGACCCGCGTCCGTGTGCAGCACGTCCCGCAGGTACACGGCGGACCAGTCGAGACTGGCGCCCTCCGCGAAGACCGCGCAGAAGCCGATCGCGCCGATCAGCAGCGCCGACCTCGGGGGCAGGGCGAAGCCCGGCGGCGCCTCCGCGTTCTCCGCGCTGCGCAGGTCCAGCACGCCCCGTACGGCGAACAGCCCGGCCGCGGTCAGTGCGAGCGCGGCGATCAGGTGGTGCAGGCGGGCGTCGGCCCCGGTGTGGGCCGCGAGCGTGCCGGCTGCCGAGCCGAGGAGCGCGCCCACGCTCCACATGCCGTGCAGCGAGGACATGATCGAGCGGCCCATCCGGTTCTCGGTCTCCACGCCGAGCGCGTTCATGGCCACGTCCGCCATCCCCGCGCTCGCCCCGTAGACGAAGAGCGCGAGGCAGAGCGTCACCAGGTTCGGGGCGAGG of the Streptomyces sp. NBC_01426 genome contains:
- a CDS encoding uracil-xanthine permease family protein — protein: MGFGVRWTLHGDGRTPAPGAVVRPDERLSWPRTAGLGAQHVVAMFGASFVAPVLMGLDPNLAIMMSGVATIIFLLATRGRVPSYLGCSLAFVGVAAAIRAGGGDSAVVTGAVFVVGVALFLAGLAVQRFGARIIHAAMPPVVTGAVVMLIGFNLAPVTASTYWPQDQWTALLTMLVTGLAVVCLRGFWSRIAIFLGLVFGYALSWILDLVFGKIYSTTGGPDKVDHWRLDLSGVSKADWIGLPSFHAPAFEWSAILIALPVVIALIAENAGHIKAVGEMTGDPLDDKLGTAIAADGAASMLSTAVGGPPNTTYSENIGVMAATRVYSTAAYWAAAGFALLFGLCPKFGAVVAAIPGGVLGGITVILYGMIGLLGAQIWISGRVDLRNPLNLVPAAAGIIIGIGGVTLNVTDSFELGGIALGTVVVITGYHTLRYFAPAHMKREEPLLDSGTSDYDGPEGEDGPGDKRG
- a CDS encoding MFS transporter, translating into MTGETDLSPARLRHARFAIAAVFCAHGAVTGSFATRIPWIQDHAQLSAGTLGLALAFPALGAALAMPLAGRINHRFGARTALRGLLSMWTLSLILPSLAPNLVTLCLALFVYGASAGMADVAMNALGVETENRMGRSIMSSLHGMWSVGALLGSAAGTLAAHTGADARLHHLIAALALTAAGLFAVRGVLDLRSAENAEAPPGFALPPRSALLIGAIGFCAVFAEGASLDWSAVYLRDVLHTDAGLAAASTTAFALTMAVARLVGDRVVDRFGAVRTVRVGGVLATLGGVLVVTVRHPAAALTGFGLIGLGIAVVVPLAFAAAARSGPAPAQAIAGVATITYTSGLIAPSAIGAVADATSLVVSFGLVTLLAFALVVGAAVLRPKPSAGKAVTTNRDETARIRP
- a CDS encoding DUF5995 family protein; its protein translation is MEAVLARMRALDERLPAQDGVAVFNRVYLTVTQTLHERLARGAFPAPRRAQTLSVCFAERYLAAVEAERAPACWRPLLQYRRHPGIRPLQHALAGINAHIGHDLALAVVATCRHLDCEPAALEGDFDRVGDTLVSLEEQIREDLMPGPDLLEIADPLTHLVGSWSLERARAGAWSAARLLWTLRRAPELAEEFADSLDAGVGLVGRCLLTPRG